In bacterium, a single genomic region encodes these proteins:
- a CDS encoding DUF3048 domain-containing protein — MRIRVNRTTWGLAGLTLVIVWAFLWTAPAHRPAPAPRLPAQPPTQRFVPDPIDGEPVSGALAARRPIAIMIDNFPEARPQWGLSAASRVYEAITEGGITRYLAIFAEHDAARIGPVRSARTQFLNYTLELDAALAHVGGNADALALIEQLRVKDLNEFRFGDAFHRIFAPHVAFEHTVFTSTDALRAVTQPGWDEDVTVGAPHWKDDAPPAQRPANQSVSIAFSFPEYAVSWIYRPASNDYVRQLGGTEDTDAGTGQALTAKSIAIAVVPRTHGRTVIGEDTWTFSDLGSGQAWVVEDGVAVTGTWRKASRIDRLRFFDQAGNEIAFDRGPEWVEVVPPEVNPVFSP; from the coding sequence ATGCGCATCCGTGTCAACCGTACAACGTGGGGTCTCGCGGGGCTGACGCTTGTGATCGTCTGGGCGTTCCTGTGGACCGCACCGGCGCACCGACCCGCGCCCGCACCACGCCTGCCAGCGCAACCGCCCACGCAACGGTTTGTGCCCGATCCGATCGACGGCGAGCCGGTCTCCGGTGCGCTGGCGGCCCGCCGGCCGATCGCGATTATGATCGACAACTTTCCGGAAGCGAGGCCGCAATGGGGCCTTTCGGCGGCGTCGCGCGTCTATGAAGCCATCACCGAAGGCGGGATCACGCGCTACCTTGCGATCTTCGCCGAGCATGACGCGGCCCGCATCGGCCCCGTCCGATCCGCGCGCACACAGTTCCTGAACTACACCCTCGAGCTGGACGCCGCGCTGGCGCACGTGGGCGGCAACGCCGATGCGCTCGCTCTGATCGAGCAGCTGCGGGTGAAGGACCTGAACGAGTTCCGGTTCGGTGACGCATTTCACCGGATCTTCGCGCCGCATGTTGCGTTCGAGCACACGGTGTTCACCTCCACCGACGCCCTGCGGGCCGTCACCCAACCGGGATGGGACGAAGACGTCACGGTGGGCGCGCCGCACTGGAAGGACGATGCGCCGCCGGCCCAGCGCCCCGCCAATCAGAGCGTATCGATCGCGTTTTCGTTTCCCGAGTACGCGGTCTCGTGGATCTATCGGCCGGCGAGCAACGACTACGTCCGGCAGCTCGGGGGCACCGAGGACACCGACGCGGGGACCGGACAGGCCCTGACCGCCAAGTCGATTGCGATCGCGGTCGTACCGCGCACCCACGGGCGTACGGTGATCGGCGAGGACACGTGGACGTTCTCCGACCTGGGCTCGGGACAGGCGTGGGTCGTCGAGGACGGCGTCGCGGTCACGGGCACGTGGCGGAAAGCATCCCGCATCGACCGCCTGCGTTTCTTCGACCAAGCCGGGAACGAGATCGCCTTCGATCGCGGTCCCGAGTGGGTCGAAGTCGTTCCGCCCGAAGTCAACCCGGTCTTCTCTCCCTAA
- a CDS encoding ABC transporter permease: protein MFTFISMRPYLVRRVLLIIPLIWGVVTSVFLVIHLLPGDPAAVLLGPFATSDRETALRHMWGLDQPLLIQYAHYLRNVAAGDFGTSFLTGAPAAWQILSLLPYTIVLGVAALAIAVGIGIPLGVTAAVRSETPVDRLSLFLSLLLVSAPNFLVGIVLLIVFSGRLGWLPSIGAGSFAEPGSIILHAILPALALSAGLLAYLTRITRTTLLSVLRDDYVRTARAKGLARSAVVFRHALRNALLPVLSILGIAVGELVGGTVVIETVFARPGIGSLLVNSVTGRDYVQVQACVIVLAVSFVVMNLVTDLCYAVVDPRIQYR, encoded by the coding sequence ATGTTCACATTCATCTCGATGCGTCCGTACCTTGTCCGCCGGGTTCTGCTCATCATCCCGCTAATCTGGGGGGTGGTGACCAGCGTGTTTCTGGTCATTCACCTGCTCCCGGGCGATCCCGCGGCGGTGCTCCTCGGTCCGTTCGCGACGAGCGATCGGGAGACCGCGCTTCGACACATGTGGGGGCTTGATCAACCCCTCCTCATTCAGTACGCTCACTACCTCCGGAACGTCGCCGCTGGCGACTTTGGTACCTCGTTTCTCACCGGCGCGCCCGCCGCATGGCAGATTCTCAGCCTGCTGCCCTACACGATCGTCCTGGGCGTGGCGGCGTTGGCGATCGCGGTTGGAATCGGCATCCCGCTCGGCGTGACGGCCGCCGTGCGGAGTGAGACGCCGGTGGACCGCCTGTCGCTCTTCCTGTCCCTGCTCCTGGTTTCCGCGCCCAACTTCCTCGTGGGCATCGTGCTGCTCATTGTTTTCTCAGGCAGACTCGGGTGGTTGCCGTCGATCGGCGCGGGCTCGTTTGCTGAACCCGGCTCGATCATCCTGCACGCGATCCTCCCGGCGCTCGCGCTGTCCGCCGGCCTCCTCGCCTACCTGACGCGAATCACACGGACCACCCTCCTGTCGGTCCTGCGGGACGACTACGTCCGGACGGCGCGCGCCAAGGGGCTTGCGCGAAGCGCCGTAGTGTTCCGGCACGCGCTCCGGAACGCGCTGCTCCCCGTGCTCAGCATCCTCGGGATCGCGGTCGGCGAGCTCGTCGGCGGCACGGTCGTGATCGAGACCGTGTTCGCGCGGCCCGGGATCGGGAGCTTGCTCGTGAATTCCGTCACGGGCCGGGACTACGTGCAGGTTCAAGCCTGCGTGATCGTCCTCGCCGTTTCGTTCGTGGTCATGAACCTCGTCACCGACCTGTGCTACGCGGTCGTGGACCCGCGTATCCAGTACCGGTAG
- a CDS encoding aldo/keto reductase — MNLQSRVTLNNGTAMPVLGLGTWQIEDGKPAADAVAYALRAGYRHIDTAKVYHNEKGVGEGVRNSGVSREDVWVTTKLWTGDQPHASDAFAGSLATLGLEYVDLYLVHWPAPGMVTRTWKAMEELCRDGRCRAIGVSNHSIDQLSEILRTAKIPPTVNQIKFSPFGFDRALADFCREHGIAVQAYSPLTKGRQLRDRRLLAISQAYERSPAQILIRWALQKHTTALPKSQRPEHIDENARVFDFEITAEDMSRLDQLGQ, encoded by the coding sequence ATGAACCTGCAGTCCCGCGTAACGCTGAACAACGGCACCGCGATGCCGGTGCTGGGGCTCGGAACGTGGCAGATCGAAGATGGGAAGCCGGCCGCGGACGCGGTCGCGTACGCCTTGCGGGCGGGGTACCGCCACATCGACACCGCGAAAGTTTATCACAACGAGAAGGGCGTCGGGGAAGGCGTTCGCAACAGCGGCGTTTCCAGAGAGGACGTGTGGGTAACGACCAAACTGTGGACCGGGGATCAACCCCACGCGAGCGATGCGTTCGCGGGGAGCCTCGCGACGCTCGGCCTCGAGTACGTCGATCTCTATCTCGTGCACTGGCCCGCGCCGGGCATGGTCACGCGAACCTGGAAGGCGATGGAAGAACTGTGCCGCGACGGCAGGTGCCGGGCCATCGGCGTCAGCAACCATTCCATCGATCAACTCAGCGAGATCCTGCGCACGGCGAAGATCCCGCCCACCGTGAACCAGATCAAGTTCTCCCCATTCGGCTTCGACCGGGCGCTCGCGGACTTCTGCCGCGAGCACGGCATCGCCGTTCAGGCGTACAGTCCGCTCACGAAGGGACGGCAACTGCGCGATCGACGGCTCCTGGCGATATCGCAGGCCTACGAGCGATCGCCCGCGCAGATTCTCATCCGATGGGCGCTGCAGAAGCACACCACAGCCCTTCCCAAGTCCCAGCGGCCGGAGCACATCGACGAGAACGCGCGGGTCTTCGACTTCGAGATCACTGCTGAGGACATGAGTCGGCTCGATCAGCTAGGCCAATAG
- a CDS encoding Rdx family protein, whose translation MALAIEYCTSUGYLPHAVRVTERILKENLSEIESVRLIPSSGGVFEVTANGRLVFSKKQTGRRPEADEILAALSLGGS comes from the coding sequence ATAGCGCTCGCGATCGAGTACTGCACGAGTTGAGGGTATCTTCCCCACGCCGTCCGTGTGACGGAGCGAATCCTCAAAGAGAACCTCTCTGAAATCGAATCGGTGCGGCTGATCCCGTCGTCCGGCGGGGTATTTGAAGTGACAGCCAACGGCCGTTTGGTCTTTTCCAAGAAACAGACCGGAAGACGGCCAGAAGCGGACGAGATTCTCGCCGCCTTGTCCCTCGGCGGCTCGTAG
- a CDS encoding SRPBCC domain-containing protein, producing the protein MKLYTGIAATLLVLAQVFNLPNLSTHREAQSDVVINASPEKVWGLLADLPGYAVWNPYISPAKGELKEGAQLELTLHSGGQTVVIEETVLSVKPDEELSWGGWMLSHNLQRTLTFSIEPVAPDQVRLNAHEVFQGILLPFAGNIPDDAQQGLAEMVRALRSAAELGPRRPP; encoded by the coding sequence GTGAAACTCTATACCGGGATCGCCGCGACCCTCCTGGTCCTGGCCCAGGTGTTCAACCTGCCCAACCTCAGCACGCACCGCGAAGCGCAGTCCGATGTGGTGATCAACGCCTCCCCGGAGAAGGTATGGGGCCTCCTCGCGGACCTGCCCGGCTACGCGGTGTGGAACCCATACATCTCGCCGGCGAAAGGCGAGCTCAAAGAGGGAGCGCAACTCGAGCTCACGCTGCACAGCGGTGGCCAAACGGTCGTGATCGAAGAGACGGTGCTCAGCGTGAAGCCCGACGAAGAGTTGAGCTGGGGCGGATGGATGCTCTCCCACAACCTGCAACGCACGCTGACGTTCTCGATCGAGCCGGTCGCCCCGGACCAGGTCCGGCTGAACGCCCACGAGGTGTTCCAGGGCATCCTCCTGCCGTTCGCGGGCAACATCCCGGACGACGCGCAGCAGGGATTGGCGGAGATGGTCCGGGCGCTGCGCTCGGCCGCGGAGTTGGGCCCGCGGCGCCCTCCGTAA
- a CDS encoding inorganic diphosphatase has protein sequence MAWSDVPIGDRAPEIVNTVIEIPKGSSNKYEYDETLDIIRLDRVLFSSVYYPTDYGFIPETRSPDGDHLDVMVLISQPTFPGCVLEVAPVGILDMRDEAGRDWKVIGVAVGDMRVASIRAIDHVNDHTRREIEHFFETYKNLEGKSVAVTGWLGRDEAYRVVSEARERFRTGDQRR, from the coding sequence ATGGCATGGTCGGATGTGCCGATCGGTGACCGGGCTCCCGAGATCGTCAACACGGTCATCGAGATCCCGAAGGGGTCGAGCAATAAGTACGAGTACGATGAGACGCTGGACATCATACGGCTCGACCGCGTGCTGTTCTCGTCGGTGTACTATCCGACGGACTACGGGTTCATTCCCGAAACGCGCTCCCCCGACGGCGACCATTTGGACGTCATGGTGCTGATCTCGCAGCCTACGTTTCCGGGATGTGTCCTCGAGGTCGCACCCGTGGGCATCCTGGACATGCGCGATGAGGCGGGTCGCGATTGGAAAGTCATCGGAGTCGCGGTGGGGGACATGCGCGTGGCGTCGATTCGCGCGATCGACCACGTGAACGACCACACGCGGCGCGAGATCGAGCATTTCTTCGAGACCTACAAGAACCTTGAGGGGAAGTCGGTGGCGGTGACGGGATGGCTCGGCCGGGACGAGGCCTACCGCGTGGTGTCCGAGGCGCGCGAGCGTTTCCGCACCGGGGATCAGCGCCGCTAG
- a CDS encoding ABC transporter permease, with protein sequence MAHALRSIASTPTAPAVRSRWRGFGRALRRNIPALLSLVFIGLLVIVAVFAPLLAPYGPSIISASASFRAPTWQHPFGTDLFGRDILSRVIYGTRLSLLVGVLAVAIGAAGGTLLGMLAGISGRRGEQAIMRCIDVALAFPFILLAILILAFFGQGVQNVMLAVGIAYVPRFARLTHASTLSLREMEFVSAARASGAGLGRVMLRHILPNLFQVLTVYGTFSIPVAILIEAGLDYLGLGVRPPTPTWGAIINEGRQSLMMAPWESVLPGLVIMLAVLAFNLFGEAVANFLDPKANVGLNG encoded by the coding sequence GTGGCACACGCGTTGCGGTCGATCGCATCCACGCCTACCGCCCCCGCGGTGCGCTCCCGGTGGCGCGGCTTCGGGCGGGCACTCCGGCGCAACATCCCCGCGTTGCTGTCGCTTGTGTTCATCGGGCTCCTCGTCATCGTCGCGGTCTTTGCACCGTTGCTTGCGCCCTACGGCCCGTCGATCATCTCGGCGTCGGCGTCCTTTCGCGCGCCAACGTGGCAGCACCCGTTCGGCACGGACCTGTTCGGCCGTGACATTCTATCGCGCGTCATCTACGGGACGCGCCTCTCGCTCCTGGTGGGCGTGCTCGCGGTCGCGATCGGCGCCGCCGGCGGTACGTTGCTCGGTATGCTGGCCGGGATCAGCGGGCGGCGGGGGGAACAGGCAATCATGCGCTGCATCGACGTGGCGCTGGCGTTTCCGTTCATCCTGCTCGCGATCCTGATCCTGGCGTTCTTCGGCCAAGGCGTACAGAACGTTATGCTTGCCGTGGGGATCGCCTACGTGCCCCGATTCGCCAGACTCACGCATGCGTCCACGCTATCGCTTCGGGAGATGGAGTTCGTCTCGGCGGCGCGGGCGAGCGGCGCCGGACTGGGCCGCGTGATGCTGCGTCACATCCTGCCCAACCTCTTCCAAGTGCTGACGGTCTACGGGACGTTTTCGATCCCCGTCGCGATCCTGATCGAGGCGGGACTCGATTACCTCGGGCTCGGCGTCCGGCCTCCCACGCCGACGTGGGGCGCGATCATCAACGAAGGCCGGCAGTCGCTGATGATGGCGCCGTGGGAATCGGTGCTGCCGGGGCTTGTGATCATGCTCGCGGTGCTGGCGTTCAATCTGTTCGGCGAGGCCGTGGCAAACTTTCTGGACCCCAAGGCCAACGTCGGCCTCAACGGGTAG